From one Tetragenococcus osmophilus genomic stretch:
- the gltX gene encoding glutamate--tRNA ligase has product MTKVRVRYAPSPTGHLHIGNARTALFNYLYARHMNGEFIIRIEDTDQKRNVEDGEKSQLDNLAWLGVDWDESPEKPGDYGPYRQSERQDIYLPLIEQLLASNRAYKCYCTQEELDEEREAQKARGEIPHYSGKCAHLTAEEQAEKEAQGIVPVVRFRVPKNTEYRFNDMVKDEIVFEADNVGGDFIIQKKDGMPTYNFAVAVDDHMMQITHVLRGDDHIANTPKQMMIYEAFGWTPPEFGHMTLIINADTGKKLSKRDESILQFIEQYRQLGYLPEAMLNFIALLGWSPKGEEEIFSKQEIIDMFESSRLSKSPASFDAKKLEWIGNHYIKQLDIDTLTDMCLPYLQADGRVDQNPDAESLAWVKKLVSLYQPQMSYAAEIVDLTYLFFDEHPFLDEKAKEVLSGENVPAVLKAFKAQLEQMDVVDAPTVKQAIKTVQKETGSKGKNLYMPIRIAVSGAMHGPELPDTVELLGKQKALDHLNKLL; this is encoded by the coding sequence ATGACGAAAGTACGTGTACGTTATGCACCGAGTCCAACGGGGCATTTACACATAGGAAATGCTCGGACTGCTTTATTTAATTATTTATATGCGCGGCATATGAATGGCGAGTTTATTATCCGAATTGAAGATACTGATCAAAAACGTAATGTTGAAGATGGAGAAAAAAGTCAATTGGATAATCTTGCTTGGTTAGGCGTTGACTGGGATGAATCCCCAGAAAAACCTGGTGATTATGGTCCTTACCGTCAATCAGAACGCCAAGATATTTATCTCCCACTGATTGAGCAATTATTGGCTAGCAACCGAGCATATAAATGTTATTGTACTCAAGAAGAATTAGATGAAGAAAGAGAAGCACAAAAAGCACGCGGTGAAATCCCGCATTATAGTGGAAAATGTGCTCATTTAACTGCAGAAGAACAAGCGGAAAAAGAAGCTCAAGGTATTGTTCCTGTTGTGCGTTTCCGTGTACCTAAAAATACTGAATATCGTTTTAATGATATGGTAAAAGATGAAATTGTATTTGAAGCAGATAATGTCGGTGGCGATTTTATCATTCAAAAAAAAGATGGTATGCCTACTTATAACTTTGCTGTAGCTGTCGACGACCATATGATGCAAATTACGCATGTGTTGCGCGGTGATGATCATATTGCTAACACACCAAAACAAATGATGATCTATGAAGCCTTTGGTTGGACACCACCGGAATTTGGCCATATGACATTGATTATTAATGCAGATACAGGTAAAAAATTAAGTAAAAGAGACGAATCCATTTTACAATTTATCGAACAGTATCGTCAGTTAGGTTATTTACCAGAAGCAATGTTGAATTTTATTGCTTTACTTGGCTGGTCACCTAAGGGCGAAGAAGAAATTTTCTCAAAACAAGAAATTATTGATATGTTTGAATCAAGTCGTTTAAGTAAATCTCCTGCTTCATTTGACGCTAAAAAATTAGAATGGATTGGTAATCACTATATTAAACAATTAGATATAGATACCTTGACAGACATGTGTTTGCCTTATCTACAAGCAGACGGACGTGTGGACCAAAACCCTGACGCAGAAAGTTTGGCATGGGTAAAGAAATTGGTTAGTTTGTATCAACCACAAATGAGTTATGCTGCTGAAATTGTTGATTTAACCTATTTATTCTTTGATGAACATCCTTTTTTGGATGAAAAAGCAAAAGAAGTATTATCTGGAGAAAACGTTCCTGCAGTTCTTAAGGCGTTTAAAGCACAATTAGAACAAATGGACGTTGTAGATGCTCCAACTGTAAAACAAGCAATTAAAACAGTACAAAAAGAAACTGGTTCAAAAGGAAAGAACTTGTATATGCCAATTCGAATCGCAGTTTCTGGAGCAATGCATGGACCAGAACTACCTGATACTGTTGAACTATTAGGAAAACAGAAAGCTTTAGATCATTTGAATAAGCTATTATAA
- a CDS encoding dUTP diphosphatase, translating to MKKRGFEIVTKYVEEDTHLPKRATHHSAGYDFEAAEEVVIPSIWKQFLSRKINDNVITEKKIKPVLVPTGVKAYMMEDEFLQLANRSSNPLKRFLLVSNGVGVIDSDYYNNPDNEGHIMFQFTNFGVKDIVIKKGERIGQGIFLPFLKADQDQTSHDRTGGLGSSD from the coding sequence ATGAAAAAAAGAGGATTTGAAATTGTTACGAAGTATGTAGAAGAAGATACCCATTTGCCTAAACGAGCAACACATCATTCTGCTGGCTATGACTTTGAAGCAGCAGAAGAGGTGGTTATTCCGAGCATATGGAAGCAGTTTTTATCAAGAAAAATAAATGATAATGTAATAACAGAAAAAAAGATAAAGCCCGTTTTGGTACCTACGGGGGTTAAAGCGTATATGATGGAAGATGAATTCTTACAACTGGCCAATCGTTCCAGTAATCCATTAAAACGCTTTTTACTTGTCTCAAATGGTGTAGGTGTCATTGATAGTGATTACTATAATAATCCAGACAATGAAGGTCATATTATGTTTCAATTCACTAATTTTGGGGTAAAAGATATTGTTATTAAAAAAGGAGAACGAATCGGGCAAGGAATTTTCTTGCCGTTTTTAAAAGCTGACCAAGATCAAACGAGTCATGATCGCACTGGTGGCTTGGGTTCTTCTGATTAA
- the proB gene encoding glutamate 5-kinase: MYEENKEPKRIVVKVGTTTLIYPNGNINLASIDELALVLTDLQNRGKEVILVSSGAIGVGLNQLQLNQRPISIPEQQAVAAVGQAELMDIYNQRFQIYSQQTAQVLLTRDIVEYPESRNNVINTLEELLNMGIIPIINENDTVAVDELDHLTKFGDNDQLSAIVSELTRAELLIMLSDIDGFYTDNPLKNSQAQLYQRITEIDDKLMEQAGASNNHLGTGGMASKLKAAKRVLDAQGSMILANGKQPKIIFDILNGAEVGTLFKGELT, from the coding sequence ATGTACGAGGAAAATAAAGAGCCAAAACGTATTGTAGTAAAGGTGGGAACCACTACTTTAATTTACCCTAATGGAAACATTAACTTAGCTAGTATCGATGAACTAGCTCTTGTCTTAACTGATTTACAAAACCGTGGTAAAGAAGTTATTTTAGTATCTTCTGGGGCAATCGGCGTAGGTTTAAACCAATTACAGTTAAATCAGCGTCCTATTTCGATTCCAGAACAGCAGGCTGTAGCTGCTGTTGGGCAAGCAGAATTAATGGATATTTATAATCAACGCTTTCAAATATACAGTCAGCAAACAGCTCAAGTGCTTTTGACTCGAGATATTGTAGAATACCCAGAAAGTCGTAACAATGTAATAAATACTTTAGAGGAATTATTAAATATGGGAATCATCCCTATTATTAATGAAAATGACACTGTAGCTGTTGACGAACTAGATCATTTAACAAAATTTGGAGATAATGATCAGCTCTCTGCTATTGTTAGTGAATTGACACGTGCGGAATTACTCATTATGCTTTCAGATATTGATGGGTTTTATACTGATAATCCTCTGAAAAATTCCCAAGCTCAACTTTACCAACGAATTACAGAAATTGATGATAAGTTAATGGAACAAGCAGGAGCTAGCAATAACCACTTAGGGACAGGAGGAATGGCTAGTAAACTCAAAGCAGCCAAACGTGTTTTAGATGCACAGGGTAGTATGATATTAGCCAATGGTAAACAACCTAAAATTATTTTTGATATCTTAAACGGCGCAGAAGTTGGAACTTTGTTTAAGGGGGAATTAACTTGA
- the cysS gene encoding cysteine--tRNA ligase: MIKIYNTLTREKEEFHPITEGKVKMYVCGPTVYNYIHIGNGRSAVSFDTIRRYLEFRGYDVDYVSNFTDVDDKIIRAAKELEITTPEVAERFIKAFMEDTSQLNVKPADHHPRVVDYIQNIIEFIQVLIDKDYAYVVDGDVYYRTRKFAEYGRLSDQSVDELEVGASQRTGAEQQVKEDPLDFALWKNAKQGEVFWSSPWGNGRPGWHIECSVMATQLLGDTLDIHGGGQDLEFPHHENEIAQSEAKTGEKFANYWMHNGYVTIGEDDEKMSKSLGNFVTVHEILQEIDPQVVRFFLATTQYRRPLRYSQKTLTEANNNLQRLKNTYENAVFRLNNATNSLTDDNEKIAEVNQLINQFITAMDDDFNAANGITVVYELAKWVNRYIEQDTVSYEVLRFALDNFIELVAIFGIVFEENLADEQVEQLIEERNQARKNKDFARSDEIRDQLKEQGIILEDTPQGTRWRRKS, encoded by the coding sequence ATGATCAAAATCTATAACACATTAACAAGAGAAAAAGAAGAATTTCACCCGATCACAGAAGGCAAAGTTAAGATGTATGTTTGCGGTCCTACTGTTTATAATTATATTCATATTGGTAATGGTAGAAGCGCAGTTTCTTTTGATACAATCCGTCGATATCTGGAATTTCGAGGATACGATGTAGATTATGTTTCTAATTTTACTGATGTTGATGATAAGATCATAAGGGCAGCTAAAGAGTTGGAGATAACAACTCCTGAAGTTGCTGAACGGTTTATCAAAGCTTTTATGGAAGATACCTCACAATTGAATGTAAAACCTGCAGATCATCATCCACGTGTTGTTGACTACATACAAAATATTATTGAATTTATTCAAGTCTTAATTGATAAAGATTATGCTTATGTGGTAGATGGGGATGTTTATTACCGTACACGTAAATTCGCTGAATACGGACGTTTAAGCGATCAGTCCGTTGATGAATTAGAAGTAGGAGCCAGTCAACGCACAGGCGCAGAACAGCAAGTAAAAGAAGACCCATTAGATTTTGCTTTATGGAAAAATGCTAAACAAGGGGAGGTCTTTTGGTCATCTCCATGGGGAAATGGACGCCCAGGATGGCATATTGAATGCTCTGTTATGGCAACTCAATTATTAGGAGATACTCTTGATATCCATGGTGGCGGGCAAGATTTAGAGTTTCCTCATCATGAAAATGAAATTGCGCAAAGTGAAGCTAAAACCGGAGAAAAATTTGCTAATTATTGGATGCATAATGGTTACGTGACTATTGGAGAAGACGATGAGAAAATGAGTAAGTCGTTAGGTAATTTTGTGACTGTTCATGAAATTTTACAAGAAATTGATCCACAAGTCGTCCGCTTTTTCTTAGCGACAACACAATATCGGCGTCCACTTCGTTATAGTCAAAAGACATTAACAGAAGCAAACAATAACTTACAGCGATTAAAAAATACTTATGAAAATGCTGTTTTTCGTTTAAATAATGCTACAAATAGTTTAACTGATGATAATGAAAAAATAGCGGAAGTAAACCAATTAATTAATCAATTCATTACGGCAATGGATGATGATTTTAATGCAGCGAATGGAATTACTGTAGTTTATGAATTAGCAAAATGGGTCAATCGTTACATTGAACAAGACACTGTTTCCTATGAAGTACTGCGATTTGCTTTAGATAATTTTATAGAACTAGTAGCCATTTTTGGTATTGTATTTGAGGAAAACTTAGCGGATGAACAAGTAGAGCAGCTGATTGAAGAACGAAACCAAGCTCGTAAAAATAAAGATTTTGCTCGAAGTGATGAAATCCGTGATCAATTAAAAGAACAAGGGATTATCTTAGAAGATACGCCTCAAGGAACAAGGTGGAGAAGAAAATCATGA
- a CDS encoding aldo/keto reductase has product MTKNILDETTTLNNGVQMPYFGLGVWQTDNHTAQNSVTEAIKNGYHLIDTAKQYGNQAGVAKGIREGLRQTGGNRKNLFITTKLFDGDAGYDSTLHAFYDTLHELQLTYIDLYLIHWPVNERYIDTWHALEKLYKDGLIRAIGVSNFDNERLQNLLDHATVTPAVNQMEYNPLNQEKEIHEMAKMTGIQLEAWSPLGGGEALSDPTINQLAEKYNKTAAQVILRWNYQQDVVTIPKSTHQQRIIENTKITDFELSNEDVQKIQKMDKQKRTLWYDDFYWHNPSDPNNHPESIEVWDDTEEYKN; this is encoded by the coding sequence ATGACAAAAAACATCCTAGATGAAACAACTACATTGAACAATGGCGTTCAAATGCCTTACTTTGGTTTAGGTGTATGGCAAACCGATAATCATACCGCGCAAAACTCTGTTACTGAAGCAATCAAAAATGGTTATCATTTGATTGATACCGCCAAACAATATGGTAACCAAGCAGGCGTTGCTAAAGGTATTCGCGAAGGCTTACGTCAAACAGGAGGTAATCGCAAAAATCTATTCATTACTACTAAATTATTTGACGGAGATGCTGGATACGATTCTACATTACATGCCTTTTATGATACGCTGCATGAACTACAGTTAACTTATATTGATTTATATTTAATCCATTGGCCAGTTAACGAGCGTTATATTGATACTTGGCATGCTTTAGAAAAATTATACAAAGATGGTTTAATTCGTGCTATTGGCGTTTCTAATTTTGATAATGAACGGCTACAAAATTTATTGGACCATGCTACTGTTACTCCAGCAGTTAACCAAATGGAATATAATCCTTTAAATCAAGAAAAAGAAATTCACGAAATGGCAAAAATGACTGGTATTCAATTAGAAGCCTGGTCTCCATTAGGTGGCGGCGAAGCACTAAGTGACCCAACGATTAATCAATTAGCAGAAAAATATAATAAAACAGCCGCACAAGTTATTTTGCGTTGGAACTATCAACAAGATGTGGTCACTATTCCAAAATCCACCCATCAACAACGAATTATTGAAAATACTAAAATCACTGACTTTGAATTATCTAACGAAGACGTTCAAAAGATTCAAAAAATGGACAAGCAAAAACGTACGCTTTGGTATGATGATTTCTACTGGCATAACCCAAGTGATCCCAATAATCATCCTGAATCAATAGAAGTTTGGGACGACACAGAAGAGTATAAAAATTAA
- the radA gene encoding DNA repair protein RadA: MAKKAKTQFECQHCGYISPRYLGKCPNCGSWNSMVEEKIQDTTDRKSRSTLTGEKMQPTLLKDVVPKKEPRVKTALNELNRVLGGGVVPGSMVLLGGDPGIGKSTLLLQVSQQLAATGGKVLYVSGEESAEQIKLRAQRLGDEANNFYLFAETDMQNIRETIENLEPDYVIIDSIQTMTQPDISSVAGSVSQVRETTAELLKIAKANEIAVFVVGHVTKEGSIAGPRMLEHMVDTVLYFEGDMHQSFRILRAVKNRFGSTNEIGIFEMYEQGLKEVINPSQVFLEERLEGTSGSSIVVAMEGTRPILVEIQALVTPTMFGNAKRTTTGLDFNRVSLIMAVLEKRAGLLLQNQDAYLKAAGGVKLNEPAIDLATAISIASSYKEKGTKPTECFIGEIGLTGEIRRVSAIEQRVKEVQKLGFEKVYLPKNNLSGWKAPDDIEVVGVATLDETLKRVFR, encoded by the coding sequence ATGGCAAAAAAGGCAAAAACACAGTTTGAATGCCAACATTGTGGGTATATTTCTCCACGATATTTGGGAAAATGTCCTAATTGCGGTAGTTGGAATTCAATGGTAGAAGAAAAAATCCAAGATACTACTGATCGTAAGAGTCGTTCTACCTTAACTGGGGAAAAGATGCAACCAACGCTTTTAAAAGACGTGGTCCCCAAAAAAGAACCACGGGTAAAGACAGCTTTGAATGAATTAAACCGTGTGCTAGGTGGAGGCGTGGTACCAGGTTCAATGGTTCTATTAGGCGGTGATCCTGGTATAGGAAAATCCACACTACTCTTACAAGTGTCACAACAATTGGCAGCAACTGGCGGTAAAGTTCTTTATGTTTCCGGTGAAGAAAGTGCGGAACAAATTAAATTACGAGCTCAACGTTTAGGCGATGAAGCGAATAATTTTTATTTATTTGCAGAAACAGATATGCAAAACATTCGGGAAACAATTGAAAATTTGGAGCCAGATTATGTCATCATCGATTCTATTCAAACGATGACTCAACCAGATATTTCCAGTGTTGCTGGAAGTGTCAGTCAGGTCCGGGAAACAACAGCTGAGTTATTAAAAATTGCTAAAGCAAATGAAATTGCTGTTTTTGTAGTAGGACATGTGACCAAAGAAGGCTCTATTGCTGGCCCTCGTATGCTTGAACATATGGTTGATACGGTTTTATATTTTGAAGGAGATATGCATCAAAGTTTTCGTATACTACGAGCTGTCAAAAATCGCTTTGGTTCAACAAATGAAATTGGTATTTTTGAAATGTACGAACAAGGCTTAAAAGAAGTGATTAATCCTTCACAAGTCTTTTTAGAAGAACGGTTAGAAGGTACTAGTGGTTCTTCAATCGTAGTAGCCATGGAAGGAACTCGCCCTATTTTAGTTGAAATTCAAGCTTTAGTAACTCCAACAATGTTTGGTAATGCCAAACGAACGACTACAGGGCTTGATTTTAACCGAGTTTCTTTAATTATGGCAGTTTTAGAAAAACGCGCTGGCTTGCTTTTACAAAACCAAGATGCTTATTTAAAAGCAGCAGGCGGCGTAAAATTAAATGAACCAGCAATTGATTTAGCCACTGCGATTAGTATTGCTTCAAGTTATAAAGAAAAAGGAACTAAACCTACTGAATGCTTTATTGGCGAAATTGGTTTGACTGGTGAGATTCGTCGAGTTAGCGCCATTGAACAGCGCGTAAAAGAAGTTCAGAAATTAGGCTTTGAAAAAGTTTATTTACCAAAAAATAATTTAAGCGGTTGGAAAGCGCCAGATGACATTGAGGTTGTTGGAGTAGCAACACTTGATGAAACATTAAAACGCGTATTTCGTTAA
- a CDS encoding glutamate-5-semialdehyde dehydrogenase: MTDLQLIGKQAKEAATQLALLDTKQKNQLLEHMATAVENNTEEILQANQMDLEQADSNGIKEVMKDRLKLTEDRIAAMADGIRHISQLKDPIGTIEHMWKNEDGLTIGQKRVPIGVIGIIYESRPNVTTDAASLCFKSGNTVILRGGKESFYSNQLLVSVLQEALNKNQFSPYAVQFIDDTSYETANEMMELTEYLDVLIPRGGAGLITHVKENAKVPVIETGTGNNHIYIDKDSQLDMATEIIANAKAQRPSVCNACETLLIHKEVAAFFLPAIEEELVELGIELRADEWASEYLPSARLAAEEDWSTEFLDYTLAVKVVDSIDEAIAHINHYNTKHSEAIVTDNYFSSQKFLNEIDAAAVYVNASTRFTDGFVFGFGAEIGISTQKLHARGPMGLEALTSTKYIIYGEGQTRK, translated from the coding sequence TTGACAGATTTACAATTAATAGGAAAGCAAGCTAAAGAAGCTGCTACGCAATTAGCATTATTAGATACAAAGCAAAAAAATCAATTACTAGAACATATGGCCACAGCAGTTGAAAATAACACAGAAGAAATTCTACAAGCCAATCAAATGGATCTTGAGCAAGCCGATTCAAATGGCATAAAAGAAGTAATGAAAGACCGCTTAAAGTTAACAGAGGATCGAATTGCAGCAATGGCTGACGGTATACGCCATATAAGCCAGCTAAAAGATCCTATAGGAACTATAGAACATATGTGGAAAAACGAAGATGGTCTAACCATCGGACAAAAACGTGTGCCTATTGGCGTCATTGGTATTATCTATGAGTCTCGTCCTAATGTAACGACGGATGCAGCTAGTCTATGTTTTAAATCCGGTAACACTGTAATTTTACGAGGAGGGAAAGAAAGCTTTTATTCTAATCAATTATTGGTTAGTGTTTTACAAGAAGCTTTAAATAAAAATCAATTTTCTCCTTACGCAGTTCAATTTATTGACGATACCTCCTATGAAACTGCCAATGAAATGATGGAGTTAACCGAGTATCTAGATGTGCTCATCCCTCGTGGTGGAGCCGGTCTAATTACTCATGTCAAAGAAAACGCAAAAGTTCCAGTAATTGAGACTGGTACAGGAAATAATCACATTTATATCGACAAGGATAGCCAATTGGACATGGCAACTGAAATCATAGCTAATGCAAAAGCACAGCGTCCTTCAGTTTGTAATGCCTGTGAGACACTTTTAATTCACAAAGAAGTCGCAGCCTTCTTCTTACCAGCCATTGAAGAGGAGTTAGTAGAACTTGGTATTGAACTTCGTGCAGATGAATGGGCTAGTGAATATCTTCCTTCCGCAAGATTAGCAGCAGAAGAAGATTGGTCTACTGAATTTTTAGATTATACTTTAGCGGTAAAAGTTGTCGACTCTATTGATGAAGCCATTGCACATATCAATCATTATAATACAAAACATTCAGAAGCGATCGTAACGGACAATTACTTTTCATCTCAGAAATTTTTAAATGAAATCGATGCAGCTGCTGTTTACGTTAATGCGTCTACACGTTTTACTGATGGCTTTGTCTTTGGTTTTGGTGCTGAGATAGGTATTTCTACACAAAAACTTCACGCTAGAGGCCCTATGGGACTTGAAGCTCTAACAAGTACAAAATATATTATCTATGGTGAGGGACAAACTAGAAAGTAA
- a CDS encoding NYN domain-containing protein, whose amino-acid sequence MKKPLLIVDGYNMIGSWTELVQLKNKDLMEDARENLLQSLSNYAKYEKLPVIVVFDAQFVPGITQNYGKYQLEVVFTEEGETADSYIERIAGELNDVMTQVSVATSDLAEQWVIFSQGALRIPARELHKTVKKTEEAIERQQESIKYANYRRNSPWDEEQLKELAEKLKELS is encoded by the coding sequence ATGAAAAAACCATTATTAATCGTCGACGGTTACAATATGATTGGTTCTTGGACCGAACTTGTTCAATTAAAAAATAAAGATTTAATGGAAGACGCCCGTGAAAATTTATTACAGTCATTGTCAAATTATGCCAAATATGAAAAATTACCAGTTATTGTGGTATTTGATGCTCAATTCGTTCCTGGAATCACGCAAAATTATGGCAAATATCAATTAGAAGTAGTTTTTACTGAAGAAGGGGAAACTGCTGATAGTTATATTGAAAGAATTGCTGGTGAATTAAATGATGTTATGACTCAGGTCTCCGTAGCAACAAGCGATTTAGCAGAACAATGGGTGATCTTTTCCCAAGGAGCGCTACGTATTCCTGCTAGAGAGCTACACAAAACCGTTAAAAAAACAGAAGAAGCTATTGAACGCCAGCAAGAGTCTATAAAATATGCAAATTATCGGCGTAACTCACCTTGGGATGAGGAACAGTTAAAAGAACTAGCAGAAAAATTAAAAGAACTAAGTTGA
- a CDS encoding PIN/TRAM domain-containing protein: MQKRVITVLMVLAGASLGISSLPLAWEVLDQQQNAWLNNNITNSLIGAIIFYLFSLLVVNAISTGIRKIEKWLSGFSLTYLLFGAIGTILGLIVGMIVSLPFYNWEIPFVNSVVPILLMILIGYFGFQISVTRIEEWKKLFAPKGKKNETQSQQLLERRIEDHFHKYKILDTSVIIDGRIYDIAQTGFIEGVLLIPNFVLYELQYIADSGDSLKRVRGRRGLDILNSLQKEDEISVEMYDGDFEDISEVDSKLLKLAKLLDGIVVTNDYNLNKVAEFQNVPILNVNQLANAVKPVVIPGESMEVMIIKAGTERQQGVAYLDDGTMVVVEEGLHYMNERLSVVVTSALQTAAGRMIFAKPAHADRGIDNQSQEK, from the coding sequence ATGCAAAAACGAGTCATTACTGTTTTAATGGTTTTAGCTGGCGCAAGTTTAGGGATTTCTTCTCTCCCCTTAGCCTGGGAAGTACTCGATCAACAGCAAAATGCTTGGTTGAATAATAATATAACTAATAGTTTGATTGGCGCAATTATTTTTTATTTATTTTCTTTATTGGTTGTTAATGCGATTTCAACTGGAATACGAAAAATCGAAAAATGGTTGAGTGGTTTTAGTTTAACTTATCTTTTATTTGGTGCTATTGGGACAATTTTAGGACTAATTGTGGGTATGATCGTATCACTTCCTTTCTACAATTGGGAAATCCCTTTTGTTAATAGCGTTGTTCCTATTTTGTTAATGATTTTGATTGGATATTTCGGTTTTCAAATTAGTGTGACAAGAATTGAGGAATGGAAAAAACTTTTTGCGCCTAAAGGAAAGAAAAATGAAACTCAAAGCCAGCAACTATTAGAACGAAGAATAGAAGATCATTTCCATAAATATAAAATATTAGATACAAGTGTTATTATCGATGGAAGAATTTATGATATTGCTCAGACAGGTTTTATCGAAGGGGTGCTTTTGATCCCTAATTTTGTATTATATGAACTGCAATATATTGCTGATTCAGGTGATAGCCTTAAACGCGTGCGCGGACGAAGAGGTTTAGATATTTTAAATTCTTTACAAAAAGAAGATGAAATTTCTGTAGAAATGTATGACGGTGATTTCGAGGATATCTCTGAAGTAGATAGTAAGTTATTAAAACTTGCTAAATTACTGGATGGTATTGTTGTAACTAACGATTACAATTTAAACAAAGTTGCCGAATTTCAAAATGTCCCTATTTTAAATGTTAATCAGTTAGCCAATGCGGTTAAACCCGTAGTTATTCCTGGAGAATCAATGGAAGTTATGATTATAAAAGCTGGAACAGAGCGCCAACAAGGTGTTGCCTACTTAGATGATGGGACAATGGTAGTGGTAGAAGAAGGACTTCATTACATGAATGAGCGGTTAAGCGTCGTTGTCACAAGTGCTTTACAAACTGCTGCTGGACGTATGATTTTTGCTAAACCAGCTCATGCTGATCGAGGGATTGATAATCAATCTCAAGAAAAATAG
- a CDS encoding Mini-ribonuclease 3, which produces MTDYQQLNGLALAYVGDAIYEVYIRDHLVATGRTQPKQLHRFAIRYVSAKAQAFLIQQMLDKQVLQEEEEKYYRRGRNSKSHTSAKNTDIKTYRMSTGFESLMGYLHLSKQTQRLEELATWCIKTIEENS; this is translated from the coding sequence ATGACAGATTATCAACAATTAAATGGATTGGCTTTAGCTTATGTAGGGGATGCGATTTACGAAGTTTATATTCGAGATCACCTTGTGGCTACAGGAAGAACTCAACCTAAACAATTACACCGATTTGCCATACGATACGTGTCAGCTAAAGCTCAAGCTTTTTTGATCCAACAGATGTTAGATAAACAAGTTTTACAAGAAGAAGAAGAAAAATATTATCGACGAGGAAGAAATAGTAAAAGTCATACAAGCGCTAAAAATACGGATATTAAGACCTATCGTATGTCTACGGGTTTTGAAAGTTTGATGGGTTATCTACATTTATCAAAACAAACGCAACGTTTAGAAGAGCTGGCTACGTGGTGTATAAAAACAATAGAAGAAAATTCTTAA
- the rlmB gene encoding 23S rRNA (guanosine(2251)-2'-O)-methyltransferase RlmB gives MKKTKNKSKVKKVTRETQEQTSETNENDFVFGQHAAQEALKKARGNKLFLLKDAGGTKIDELKALAKEHSVPVKWVPKQKLDQMSAGGVHQGVVLAITPYQYLSLEELMEQSKSQPFFVLLDHIEDPHNFGSILRTADASGIDGVIIPKHRACGITPAVVKTSTGAVEYVPVARVTNLTQAVTKLKEKGFWIFGTDMNGTSYQNWNASGAIGLVIGNEGQGMNTALKKQVDEMLTIPMTGHVQSLNASVASGILMYEAFVKRNE, from the coding sequence GTGAAAAAAACAAAGAATAAATCAAAAGTAAAAAAAGTTACACGTGAAACACAAGAGCAAACATCTGAAACAAATGAGAACGATTTTGTATTTGGCCAGCATGCGGCTCAAGAGGCTTTAAAAAAAGCTAGAGGAAATAAATTATTTTTACTAAAAGATGCTGGGGGAACAAAAATTGATGAATTAAAAGCTCTTGCAAAAGAACATTCAGTTCCTGTGAAATGGGTACCTAAACAAAAATTAGATCAAATGAGTGCTGGCGGCGTTCATCAAGGAGTGGTGTTAGCTATTACTCCTTATCAATATTTGTCATTAGAGGAATTAATGGAACAAAGTAAATCTCAGCCGTTTTTTGTTCTTTTGGATCATATTGAAGATCCACATAATTTTGGTTCTATTTTAAGAACAGCAGATGCTTCAGGAATTGATGGCGTGATTATACCTAAACATCGCGCTTGTGGAATTACACCTGCTGTTGTTAAGACTTCAACGGGTGCAGTCGAATATGTCCCTGTAGCACGTGTAACAAATTTAACGCAAGCAGTCACGAAATTAAAAGAAAAAGGGTTCTGGATTTTTGGCACAGATATGAACGGAACTTCTTATCAAAATTGGAATGCTTCAGGAGCTATTGGATTAGTCATTGGTAATGAAGGGCAAGGAATGAATACTGCATTAAAAAAACAGGTAGACGAAATGCTTACAATTCCTATGACAGGACACGTACAAAGTTTGAACGCTTCTGTAGCAAGTGGAATATTAATGTATGAAGCTTTCGTTAAACGAAATGAGTGA